The Streptomyces uncialis genomic interval TTGACGTCCTGCACCGTGATCGGGATGAGCCCGATCAGGGAGCCGACGTTCGCCTTCAGGGGGACGCCGAGGCACGGCTTGTTCAGCGTGCCCTGGACGAGCGAGAACTGCGGGCTCAGATCGCCGTGCGTCTTGGAGTTGCCGTACGCCTGGGTGGAACCGTTGCCGTTGACGGTGGTGACGCCACCGTCGTTGCCGATAGCCATCGCGGGAGCGGCGGCGGCAGCGGCGACGCCCACCACGGAGGCGGCGACGCCGGCGGCGGCCATGACCTTCTTGAGCATTTCCGGTGTTCCTTTTCTGAACAAGTTACTGATGCTTGCTGGACAACTCCCCTGAGCCGGTTTGGTTTCGGGTCTTCACCCGGTCGGCTCGCCCAACCCGTGCGGCGCAACGGATCGGGCTTCCGGGGCCGGTGCGGCAGGTTGACGACGGAATGCGGGGATCAGCGCGTCATCTCCTCCGGTCGATGGGCGTCTGATTATCCTTTCGGCCGGTTCTGTTCGGGGCGCCGTACCTGTCGAAGCCCGGCGGAACCGTCGGAATTCCGCCCGTGCACCCGGGGGGAAATCCGTTCCGCACCGGCGCTGAAAGGATTCTGTGAAGCGCGTGATCACCAAGAACGGCAAGTCCGGCGGCAGCGGCGAACGGCGGACCCCC includes:
- a CDS encoding rodlin, coding for MLKKVMAAAGVAASVVGVAAAAAAPAMAIGNDGGVTTVNGNGSTQAYGNSKTHGDLSPQFSLVQGTLNKPCLGVPLKANVGSLIGLIPITVQDVNVLSSPQNQQCTENSSQVKGDEPLSHILDDIPVLSGNGVGNN